DNA from Ictalurus punctatus breed USDA103 chromosome 7, Coco_2.0, whole genome shotgun sequence:
ACATCCTgaacttgtgttttatttctaacaGAAAAACCTAAACCTCAACTCACATCAAGACGTGAAGGAGCTGTACTGACAGGAAACTCAGTGACTCTGTACTGTACACTGAAGCCGCCGTCTGATGGATGGAAGTTTTACtggagcaaacacacacagagccctgagactgagactgaaacacactCCTACACCATCAACCCAGGTAGTGTGTCTGATCGAGGTCATTACAAGTGCAGAGCTGGAAGAGGAAACCCGgcctactacacacactacagtaatGAACTCAGGGTAGATGTTATTGGTGAGTAAGAGACTTCCTGTTAAGTGATTCTGCACAACACTGAACATATAAACAACATGTGAGCAGAGTCACAATATAGTAACATGTACACAGCTACATACAGAGAACTCTTTCAGCTAAATCATGTTATGAaagttagagagagacagtgtgagcaCGGCTGAGCAGGGCTGGTGTGAGGTGAGCTAGAAAGCAAGTGGAACAACACTAGTTTAGCTTTGGtagaaaatgtcaccaaaacCTGTAAAACTCTTTTAACAAGCTGCTCAGAGGCTGTAAAAGGGGCTTCATAAAGTTCCTGCTTCAGAAACATCAACATGCTCGAGTGGAGACCTGcctgagtgtgaatgagtgaagaGGACGAGGGTTGAACTTTTATACTGAACCACTGCGTGTAAAGCCCGCTTCACACTGCACAGACAGACGCCTGTGTGTTAGCTCTGTCAgtagtggtggctcaatgggtAAGgtgctgggttactgatcagaaggttcaagacccatcactgccaagctgccactgttgggcccttgaacaaggcccttaaccctctgtgctccagatgtgctgtatcatggttgaccctgctcactgaccccaacttcctaacaatctgggatatgcaaaaaaaaaaaaagaatttcacttgtTGTAATTTACATGTAGGgctgcaattattttttttttttattatcagttagttggccgattattttttcgtttacttaaagtccacaaactgagtgttacaaatataaacttcagactacacaactgtttgtccaattaaataATACTGAAAAGAACCCGATACTCAAAGACACactagaatatatattattcatttaggactgtaaattaattcagtgctttttgtgcatccataaaaagttatatattatatatatatatatatatatatatatatatatatatatatatatatatatatatatatatatatatatatatatgtatatatatatataaagagagagagagagagagagagagatatgtgtgtataggtatttgtattactttttatggatgcacaaaaaacactgaattaATTTACAGTCTCAAATtcataataaaaactccctttcactgcaccttatggtttctgttactcgctgcctttaggcatattgttttacttttgataGTGTTTTAAGTGTTTTAAGTGTTTTAATTGGACATTACAGATCTAACTTCCCATCTAGCACTCTCACTGCGAGTGAGGAGCAAtacggcctcgttactaacagatcacttccgttatagtaaacaacagaagttacactgcaagcgtgcaaatacaccatataatgaGAATaatccacaacaattataggctatatatttaaccgtcatttctatatatgttactttattttattaatatttaacattgacattcaaaatttaatcaaaacatttcaagattttattttttaaatgttattgttggtgtgacatttaatttgactctgaaTTATCTTTAGTTTATTTCATCCATCAATGTGACAcatgaacttgtctaccactcataggtttttgagaattatcatttcatttgtaaataaatttaaattaaatccaTCAATGCTCGATCGTCAGCTCAGTTGtacagtacatcatttgggacacaactttagtatttactctccgacgcgtcttttcggaacagaagtaacataatgagtaaatgtaccacggaccaactaatcgataatgagattcgttgacagcgattttcataatcgattattatagattttatcgattagttgtcaCACctctgtgtatatgtgagagATTTTGCGTTTGTCAGCATTAGTTTTCACCGAATGAACATGTTCCGTCGCGTCTGTTGGTTGTTTAAAATGCGCTAGAGGATGTAGAAtctgaaagaatgagagagattaataacaagggtgtgtgtgtgtgtgtgtgtgtgtgtggacatgcaGTGATGAGTAAGGATGTGTATATCAGAATTATTGTTTTCTAGCactattgtttctttttttattaaatagatCTGTTAAAACTGTGATTAAATTATACTCAGTCAGTAATCTCTAGTATTATTGTGTATCTTTTACCGTTAGTTTCTTGTTCCCTTGCTGTCACTCAGTGTTCCTAAAGATGAATATTCAGGAAAACAGGACAGCAAACACACTGTAACTCAGACATGAATCAGTAGTGAAAAAGATCTAAATGATCAGAACAGTAACTTGATTAATTTTTGGTTTGAGTCAGTTTTCCTAACTGTGATCTACAGTTACTTCATTAGTAGTGATTGTTAAAATGACTCAGTCCACCTCTGACAGAACttaatcatttacatgtgaGCAGATATACTGTATTCCATTTAAAATCTTActactcatttaaaaaatgctctCGGGAattaattcatacatttaaaaaatgttattttttttcacagtgaGGCCTAAACCTGTGTTGATTATAAAGCCTGATACACAGGTGTACAGAGAAGAGAAAGTGACTCTCACGTGTAACATACAGGGAGAAAGAGACACTCATTGGACATACAgctggtataaaaataaaatagagtaCGGTCACCACACAACACAGGGGTTCAGCATCAGCTCAGTTACAGACTCTGACAGTGGTAAATACACCTGCAGAAGGTCGAGAAGCAGTTACTATCAGATCTCAGAgatcagtgatgctgttacactcactgtatcaggtgagtgtgtgagtttatgTTATTACTTTTTGTTATAATATGctattacatttgtttttattatatgtaAAGTATATTAATAATTCCAGCTTTCAGATTTGTTCCAGATTATTTTTAGTGAGCTACACTGTAACTGAGTCTCATTACAACAACTTTACAGCTTCCTTCTGTCTGTTTACTCTTAATTTTCACTTTTCTATCTTAAAGACTAATTGACGTGATTACTGGTCAAGACCGTAATCATCACTTATTACTCAGTCTGACTGGTGGAacgtagggctgcacgattatggccaaaatgataatcacgattatttttgatcaatattgagatcacagttatttatcacgattattgactgattttagggacaacatatttttattgcactttcacatttaaataaacagactgctgctttcatctccatgttgtgctacattcctgctaatgtacaaatcactgcatcaaattagactggtgtTTAAAGTAcatcatctcatagaagcaaaatataaataaaattgtacccaaaatataggaaaagtgaaaataaaaatgccatcaaccaaatgaaaatatgcatcaaatataatgatatgcaaccaaatgaaaacaattcatgcgtatgcagaaaaggcaataacagtgttttacAGGACGAGAGatgcagccaaatcacccaatagtgTGGTGACGCAGGGACGACGTCATTTCATACCAGCAGTATGAatgatgataaataaaacagaaatgagGTGTGGAAGTGTTTTACTTAAGCATGTAATTAAAAATAGAAGTTGAAAGCACTGTGACAAGCAATTGCAATGTTTGTCTATTAGACTTAACATTTCATGTTTATCACAgagtaaatataaatttatgaGTGTCACAACATTCAGTCTGAAAAGTGTTGAGATttgaatatccatccatccaggtcacttgaatgggtttaatccgaACAACTCAAAAACATGTAGCCTTATGAATAAAGctcagtggcagctcagtgggTCAGACAGTGAACTACCGATCAGAAGATTGTGggacgtctgccaaatgccataaatgtaaatgaataacatCAACTGGCATCTAACGTGTATTGTGAATGGAAAGTTCAAGAATAAAATCTCTATAACTCAAATTAATAGCCAGAGTATATTGTACACATAGGAATAATGAGTatagtattttaaataaataaatgtctgctGAAGGGGTTTGTGAAgtatattttacagttaaagggttCGCTTTCTGCAAAACGTCTGCAGAACCTCTGCTTTAACTATTGGACAACTAGTAATAATCTACTGGTAATAAATGTTTTGCAATATGTTGTACAGATTGAGACAGTGCTGTCACTAATATCACCAAGGCAACAACCTATAgtaagggaaaaaaacattcattatcTTATATTCCTATCGTACCATCATATGGCACACAATAACGAATAATCCTATACTGTAGAAGCCCGTACCCTCATACAGCATACAATAACAATTAATCCTATACTGTAGAAGCCCGTACCCTCATATGGCACACAATAACGAATAATCCTATACTGTAGAAGCCCGTACCCTCATACCGCATACAATAACATATAATCCTATACTGTAGAAGCCCGTACCCTCATATGGCACACAATAACGAATAATCCTATACTGTAGAAGCCCGTACCCTCATACCgcatacaataacaaataacCCTATACTGTAGAAGCCCGTACCCTCATACCGCATACAATAACGAATGATCCTATACTGTAGAAGCCCGTACCCTCATACGGCATACAATAACGTATACCGTAATcttcggactattgagcgcatCTGAATATACCccgcacccactaactttaaaaagaaaagaaaaaattttaCATATATAGGCCACACTTGTCTATAAGAAGCAGGTGTCCAtgttgtaacatgagatatttacacagaaagatgttccacagaaagatttttttattattattacttttaattaaatacgtaccataaatgtttttttttttttttccgaacagtgcctgtaacacggctggttaaaaaaaataaaaaagtacagttgcctaccaggaaaagtcattgatcgctatcttcatcttcctcctgcgcactaaaaccactaaagtcgtcttcttcagtgtcggaagTGAACAGCCTCAGAATGACCGGTACTTCgtcacacttcctcagtctctctttcgttgtcgctctcGATGTCACTTACGTCTCGGGGTAAATTCGgccttgagcttgtgctgtcctcttcatcacgcagcagtccagcctttccAAACCCGCtggtgatggtagatcactggacactgctccacgctgttaggatccactggcagactggagcaaaagttgctcttcgcatgcGGCCAGTTTTGGTAAATGATTTCTCGCCGCTAGTCATCCAAGCCTCCCACTCAACTCGGAGTGCcactttaacttgaaagctgcatcgtatgcatttcttcgtgtgttttccatgatgagggggtgtgcatgaagcgcaaagTGAccgatctgaagaatttagtgcgagtgcgtttgatttaattcgaacagtttcattggtccactgtgacctgttcagtcatttcattggtccgatgtgacgatgctaaatgttttggcggcatgaagcttgttagcccgtaaaaatccataaattagccgcatcattgtttaaaccgcagtgttcaaagcgtgtgaaaaaagtagcggtttatagtccggaaattacggtaATCCTGTACCGTAGAAGCCTGTACCTCTTTCAGCTAGTCTTTACATGCTTTGTGATTGTTTTAAGTATGAATCAACTGGACATAAATACACAATTGCGTATTgcattacacaatttatttactgattaataaaatacatgttaAAATGTGTACTTTAGTGGTGGTGTAAGGAATGCAAAGGCTCAAGGGTCCATTCTCTCCATGACCATCTACAATGGGGGAGAAAGATAGaaacagtggcaagaaaaagtatgtgaacgttttggaatttcatggttttctacataaatttgtcataaaatgtgatccgatcttcatctaagtcaagggtattggcAAATATGATGTGCCTAAaagaataacacaaaataaattctgatccctcatgtctttattgaaaacactctttcaacattcaaaatggcagtggaaaaagtaagtgaacacttagaattaataactggttgaccccccgGCAGCAATACCCTCAACCAGGCACTTCCTGttgctgtggatcagacctgcacatccttcaggaggaattttagcccattcttcctgcagAACTGCAATGAGTTCAGCAACCACACAAATGTGCATAATTGAACAAAGGACCAGTCTAGCCAGCCCACAGCAGGGAACAGCACAATCTGCTGTGTCCTTATCAAAACACGGACTGCAAACTTCCaactattaaagaaaaacttACAAGAGTATAAGTCCTATATCCACATCATGCATCATAGCAGAGAGCCAGTGATCGTACAGTATAATTATTTAAGACTACGCATCATTTACATATCCCTGAATCTGTAATAAACACATTGATTAACATGCTCCAATGTACAAATTCACttttcagtgtactcattataCAATATACTTAATTATTCTATATTTCAAAACAGTAATCACCTTTTCATCTGTTCATTAATGATCCACAAACTATATgaaagtcattattattattaacctaaATTTACACCACATCATccatttgtatatttttgtacatatatatgaaAGAAATACATCGCCTTGTAGCAGacacactacatttacattacatttattcacttagcagacgcttttatccaaagcgacttacaaatgagaaagatacaagcaaagcgatatcaagcagagaacaatacaagtgctaccatacaagatctattaattgaattcaagaagaagcaaagtgcagagtagagttgtaagtgcatttttttttttttttttgagtttgttaggtgttcattgaagaggtgggtctttagttgttttttgaagatggtgagagattctgcggtccggattgatattggaagtgcattccaccactgaggaacagttagtgtgaaggttttggaaagggacctagCGCCACGCTGAGTCCGAACTGCTagacgtcggtcgctaatccgtcgcagattgcgagagggaacgtaggccttcaggagagagttgaggtaggaggtgCTGTttcagacaaggtcttgtaggtgagcatcaaggccttgaacttgatgcgggcagctacaggaagccagtggagggagatgaagaggggtgtgacttgggttctcttggactggttgaagacgaggcgcgctgcagcattctgaatcatctcaaggggtttgatggagctggctgggaggcctgaaagcagtgagttgcagtagtccagtttagagattaCAAGAGCCTGGAttagaatctgtgtagcctgtttggtgatgtagggtcggattttcttgttgtaaaggatgaacctacaggaccttgcagttgctgagatatggtctgcaaaggtcaagccattatcaagaatcaccccaaggttcctggccatcctggttggcatgagtgtgagtgagccgagctgtacagtgaggttgtggttgattgagggacaggctgggatgacgagaagctcagattttgccaggttaagtttaagatggttttccttcatccagactaCTTCATCCACTTCATCCACACTACTTTAACAGCACTAACTGTATGCTAATTTTGGATAAAACGGTCTTTTGCATGAACTTCACTGAcctgtatacagtataatgtttcATTTAACCCCCTGACATATGCATTGAGTGATGATGAGTAAATACAGTAAGTGTATGTCCTAGTTATTGTCACTTAGTTTCAGTAAAATGCAGCATTTCAAATAGAAAGATCATTTTTACTCAGTAAATTAGTCATTTTTAGCATATGACCTTATCTTTAATGCGCTACACTTAGTTTAATCTCTTATTTTGCTGACTTCACACTGAAGACTCACTTTTTTTTCCGTTCTTTTAATTTCTGTACttaacaaaaagaaatattattatattattattaacaaaaatttaaatatgatCATATTTAATATAAGTATCATACATTCAAATATCAACATACTTTATTAGTTCTGAAGTTTGCAAtgagtttatttaatttaaaaaagaaacaagtaTTTTTGTAGGAAAATGTGCATCATCATTTCAGTTGTTCAGTTGTTATTAAATGATGGTTCAGTAGAAATAGCCTGAAAATGTACAGATGATTTATGTGCACTGAATGTGGTTATCTTGAATCAGAATTCCATCTACAAATGTTGCTTCTGATTTAATAATAGTGCTGAGATCTAATCTGTGTATTATATCGGTGTAATTTTCTTACAGAGAGTCCTAAACCTGTGGTGACCATAAAGCCTGATAAACATGTGTTCAGAGGAGAGACTGTGACTCTCAGATGTGAAATACAGGGAGGAGGAGACACTGAGTGGAAATACAGCTGGAATAAGAAAGATAAAACATTCTACCCATCCCCCACAACACAggagttcagcttcagctcagttATAAATGATGACAGTGGTGATTACACCTGCAGAGGGTGGAGATGCAGTGACAATCAGAGATCAGAgatcagtgatgctgttacactcactgtatcaggtgagtgtgtgagtttgttttatcttgtcattaattatatataataagatTACCactctgtatgattttatttattttatttctttacatttgtTGTCCATCAGATGTAGCAGAGGCAGTAGTGAGTGTGTCTCCCCTGCGCTGGCTGAATGAAGGAGACTCAGTGACTCTAAGCTGTGAGGTTAAAAACTCCTCTACAGGCTGGACATTCAGCTGGTACACTGCTGTTCCCTACAGAAACGGCTTAATTGAAGTAACTGGCCGTCGTGGCAATGTCTTGTATGGTTCAGAGCTTctctcagacagcagcagaggatctggaggctcCTACACTCTCACTAATGTTACTGTGAATCACACAGGAGTTTATATgtgcagagcagagagaggagaaTCAGTCTTTCACACACGGGACAGTAACCTACAGCCACTGTGCATCACTggtgaggaaataaatcaacaacatttttagattttttgtaGCACGAAAAATCTGAAACTTTTACAGTTGtgtaatcattattatttgatAATGTTTCATGAGCATTTTATAAACTCCAGTAATGCCCAGTGAATTACTAAATCTAATTACTTGATGATTTATAAACATGTCTCAACATAATGTATATTGTTAATAAATAGTGAGCATTGACTCTTTAAACTGAcagtttattattcagttactCATCCTACACCGTGTTCAGTAACTACTAGGAAAGGTGTGTAGTTACTAAATCTGAACTCACTGCTGTTTTCTCAGACTTTAAAGGATTAACACTGTATGACACtcgtgtatttttttgtttttgacatttttttatttgaaatgcagATAAGACAGATAAGACAAGTACATACTATCTACGGATTTTTATCATAATGCTTTATTTGACATGCTCAGTGGtgacatttaaaatattcattatgttttctatctgtctgtctactaTATCATTCATTTTCCATGTGTAATCTGTTCTGTTCACAACCATAATATATAacgtgtgtgtttcaggtgaatctcctccagtgtctctgatcatcaatcccagcagaactcaacactttactgctgactctctctcactgagctgTGAGGACCAGAGTGACTCTACTGGATGGACAGTG
Protein-coding regions in this window:
- the LOC128633104 gene encoding low affinity immunoglobulin gamma Fc region receptor II, which produces MSKYKSPKPVVTIKPDKHVFRGETVTLRCEIQGGGDTEWKYSWNKKDKTFYPSPTTQEFSFSSVINDDSDVAEAVVSVSPLRWLNEGDSVTLSCEVKNSSTGWTFSWYTAVPYRNGLIEVTGRRGNVLYGSELLSDSSRGSGGSYTLTNVTVNHTGVYMCRAERGESVFHTRDSNLQPLCITGESPPVSLIINPSRTQHFTADSLSLSCEDQSDSTGWTVRGYTHSETVSDCSSVSGSTCNISSLSTSHTGVYWCQSESGGRSNPVNITVHNGDVILESPVHPVTEGHPLTLRCLYRNSKISDSGVDFYKDDSVLQSQTTGEMTISTVSKSDEGFYHCKHPERGESLKSWVSVRVLSDGKAPLSVLKLLSSAVAASPYVLVTIILAVKCYRARTDPDEDNRPYRVIEAEASV